The DNA region AATAATTTCGTCACCTTCATAAGTATCGTAATATTGGTCAAACGCTGGGTTGATGTTATAGCTGATCGACGGACGGATAACATGCCTAATGGCCTTTATCTTTCGGTCTTCGCCTTCTTTTTCAAAGTTTTTAGTACCGTAAATAGTGGTTCCTAAACTGGTGCTAAAATTATACGTTCTGAAGGAATCGAATCCGTTCACGGTTTCTATAACTTCCTCATCTTCTTCCAAATCGTAAGAACGGTTGATGGTTTTAAAGGTCCACACTTCATTGAAATTGGTGCTGGCACTCATACTAAAATACTTGAATACCTTAAAATTGGTACTCAACGGAATGGTATGCTGAAAGCCCGCTTTGGCATCGTCAAACATTTCTTTTTTAAAGAACAGTGAATCGGTAGTAGAAATTCTATTTTCTCCTCTCAAATTATATTGTAGGTTGATGTTTTGTATGAGTCCTTTTTTAGTGCCTTCACTGGATGCAAAGGGGTACATTCTGCCAACGCTTCCCTGTAACGTGGGCAGCGTCATGTTTATGGATTGCGTTTGTGTGTTTTGTTGGTGGGTAGCCGTTAAGCTGACATTAACTTGCGGTTCGCCTTGAAAGGTTTTTGAGTATGATACCGAAGACTGCAATGTATTGTTCAATCGGTTACTAACATTAACTTGGTTGTTCGATTGTTGGTAATAATTACTACTACCCAAGTTTACCGATGCCGAAAATCTGGAATTAGGGCTGGCTTTGGCATCTTGGCTGTGCGACCACCTTAGGTTGTAAATGGTGCTCTTGCTGTAATCGGGAAAACCCCGTTCGCTGTTTATCAAGCTTTCAAATCTAAAACTGAAATTTCCGTTGAATCGATAGCGCTTTTTATAGGCGCTTTCCATACGAATACCGTAACTACCGTTGGTGTAATAATCGCCCAAAGCAGCCAAATCGACATAATCACTAATGGCGAAATAGTAACCGCCGTTCTGTAAAAAATAACCACGGTTGTTTTGTTCACCGAAAGTAGGGATAATAACGCCCGAAGTATGTTTTTCACTCTGAGGAAAAAAACCAAAAGGCAAACCCAGTGGGGTAGGTACATCGTAAATAAACAGGTTGGCCAATCCGGTTACAATTTTTTTTCCGGGAACTACTTTGGCCTTTCTAAGTTTGATGTAATATTCGGGATCTTCTAAATTTTCGGCCGTAGTGTATTTAGCATTCTTTAGAAAGTAAACGGAATCGTTTTCCTTTTTGGTAACCGAAGCAATAACGGTACCTTCGCCTTGTTCGGTCTTCGAATTATAAATCAGGGCTTTTTTGGTTTCGGTATTAAAAATAATAGAATCGGGCTCTACCACGTTACTGCCTTGTGTAAAAACGGGTTTTTGGGTGTATTCGCCAACACTATCTTTTACTCCTTTGGCGTAAACGGTATTTTTATTGTAATCAATGGTAATATCGCCTGCAGTGATGTTCATATCACCGTAATCGATTCTGGCATTGTTATAAAGGTACAGTTTCTGCTTTTTTTGGTCGAAACGTGTATAGTCATCGGCATGATAGGTTACCGTGTGTTCCAAAAGTTCTTTTTTGGGTTTTATGGAGTCTGTAACGGTGCTATCTTGCTCAATGGCAATCGTTTCGGTTATAGCTGTGCTGTCGGTTTTTATAACAAGTTTTTCTTCCACTACGGGCTTAATGGAATCCTGTTTGGGTTTTATATCTTGGGCGAAGCTTAACGTGTTGATAAACACTGTAAAACTTAATGCAAAAAGTATTTTAAAGTTGTTTGTACGCAACGCTTTTAAATGTATTTTTGTAAAAGTATGGCTCGGTTTTTGAAATGCCAAAATTACATATATTTTTCTGGGATTGATTTAATATTCAATTAAAAATTTAAAATTAAAAACCCCTTTAGTTTTATAGCGAAATAAAGCGGCATCAATGCCCGTTTTAATTATAGCGATACCAACAAAATGGGTTGTTGAGCTGTTCAAAATGATGATGTACCAAATGAAAACGCACCACATATTACTTTTCGTATCTTTTATAATAGTATTAACATTTTCTTCATTTACCGATAACGAAGTAAATAAGGATAAAAAATTTGTTGTAGTGCTCGACGCCGGGCATGGCGGCAAGGATTCGGGCAACACGGGCAATGGTTATTTGGAGAAAGACATCGCCTTAAAAGTGGTTTTGGCGGTTGGTGAAGAACTGGAGAAAAACCCCGATATAAAAGTGGTTTACACCCGAAAGACCGATAAATTTATCGATTTGTTTGTTAGAGGGAAAATAGCCAACAAAGCAAAGGCCGATTTATTTGTTTCGGTACATTGCAACGCCCATGGTTCTGCGGCACACGGTACGGAAACTTTTGTATTAGGGACACATAGAAACGAAACGAATTTCGAAGTTGCCAAAAAAGAAAACTCGGTGATTTTTATGGAGGACGATTATGAAAAAAACTACGAAGGTTTCGATCCCAACTCGCCAGAATCGGTGATGAGTATTCTGTTGAGCCAAGAGGAGTATTTGGACCAAAGTATTTTATTGGCCAGTATCATTCAAGATAAGTTTACCAATGCATTAAAACGAAAAAATAGAGGCGTAAAACAGGCGGGGTTTATCGTATTGCACCAAACGGTTATGCCCAGTGTTTTGGTGGAAATAGGATTTTTAACTTATAGGCAAGAGGGCGCTTACTTAAATTCAAAAAAGGGGCAAAATGAAATTTCTAAAGCTATAATAGGAGCTATTTTGGATTACAAAAACAGCCTCGATAAAAATGTTGATCATTTTGAGGTGGTTGATAATTCACCAGGCGCAGCTGAAACAACATCCAGCGATATTTCCTTTAAAGTGCAAATTGCTGCCAGTTCAAAATCTCTGGAAACCAAACCCTATAATTTTAAAGGATTGAATCAAATTTCAAAATTAAAGGAGGGCAGTCTGTATAAATATTTTTATGGGCAGTCATCCAATTACAGTGATGCGCAACAATTTGAAAATGAGGCCAGAAATAAAGGTTACGGTTCCTGCTTTATTGTAGCGTTTAAAAACGGAGAGAAGATTCCCTTGGTCGATGCCCTAAAATCAACCGCAAATTAAAGGCTGTTCTTTTTAAAATTGTATTAAATTTGTTTACCAAACATATTTACCTTGAAAATAACAAAAGAAGTCAAAACAGGCATACTCGTAGTTTTAGGAATTTTACTCTTCGTTTTTGGGTTTAATTATCTTAAAGGTCAAAATTTATTCGACAACTCCAAGACTCTTTACACCTCGTATGATAACGTTGAGGGCTTAACACCTTCAATGCCGGTTACTATCAACGGATTGAGCGTTGGTAAAGTTTCAAATATTAGTTTTAAAGAGGACGGCTCTGGCAAATTGAAGGTGGAATTGCTAGTAAGCACAGATTTTCCATTTTCAAAAAACAGTACGGCCGAATTGTATGAAACCGGACTTATCGGCGGAAAGGCCATAGCTATTGTGCCAGCTTTTGATGGTGCTGAAGAAGCTAAAACAGGAGATGTTTTAGTGGGAAAAACCAAAGACGGCCTATCGGAATTAGTGAATCAAAGGTTGACGCCATTACAGGAAAAAATTGAAAAAATGATGGTAAGTGCTGATGGTTTATTGACAAATATGAATGATGTTTTTGATGAAAAAACCAAAGAAAATTTAAAAACCAGCATCTCTGAATTAAGTTTAACTATCACATCATTTAAGAGTACATCAAATGCTTTAAATCAAATAATTGACTCAAATAAAGAAAGTATTGATAGCGTGCTTTTTAATGCCCATAAACTTACAGGAGATTTAGCTGTTGTCACCGATAAAATTGCAAATTCAAATTTAGACAAAACCATTGCCGATTTAGAATCTACACTATCAAACTTCAACCAGCTTATGGGCGGCATGCAAGACGGCGAAGGTACTTTCGGTAAATTTTTGAAAGACGAAGGATTGTACGATAATTTAGAGGGCGCCACCCTGCAATTGGAGCAACTTTTGGAAGACATGAAGTTAAACCCAAAGCGCTATGTACATTTCTCATTGTTTGGAAAAAAGCCCAAACAATATGATGCGGAAGGGAACGAAATTAAGCAAGACAACTAACCAACAGCAAATATGAACTATTTACCTAACGCCATTTTTGCAGTTATATTAATACTGGGCATTGGTTATTTTGCCAAAAATGTTAAAAAACTCATCCGAAACATTAAGCTCGGTAGAGATGTAGATGTTAGCGATAATAAGTCTGAGCGTTTACGCAACATGGCCAGGATTGCGCTGGGGCAAAGTAAAATGGTGCGCAGACCTATTTCAGGCATATTGCACGTTATCGTTTATATAGGTTTTGTTGTCATTAATCTGGAGGTTTTAGAAATTATTATTGATGGTGTTTTTGGCACCCATAGAATAGGGTTAAAAGTATTGCCTGTTTCTGTTTATGGTGCCTTAATTGGAATCTTCGAGATTTTAGCCATTTTGGTGTTTGTTTCCGTAGTTATTTTTTGGGTACGCAGAAACATTATAAAATTGGCACGTTTTTGGAAAAGCGAAATGACGGCTTGGCCTAAAAACGATGGAAATTTCATTCTGTATTTCGAGATGGTTTTGATGTTGCTGTTTTTAGTGATGAATGCTACAGATACAAATTTTCAGGAACTCAATTCCGGAAACGTGGTCAGCCAGTTTATAGCGCCTTGGTTTGGTGGGTTGCCAGAATCAACGTTACGCTTTATCGAACGAGCCGCTTGGTGGTTGCACATCGTTGGTATCCTTGTTTTTTTGAATTACCTGTATTTTTCAAAGCATTTACATATTTTATTGGCATTCCCGAATACGTACTACGGAAAATTACAGCCCAAAGGGCAACTTAATAATTTAGAGGCTGTAACCAACGAGGTTAAAATGATGATGGACCCCAATGCCAATCCGTTTGCTGCGCCAGCGGAAGGCGAAGAAGACGATGTGCCCGAAAAGTTCGGGGCGAGTGACGTGCAGGATTTAAACTGGGTGCAATTACTGAATGCCTACACTTGTACCGAATGCGGACGCTGTACCAGCGAATGCCCGGCTAACTTGACGGGCAAAAAACTATCGCCAAGAAAAATTATGATGGATACCCGCGACCGATTGGAAGAAGTGGGGAAAAATATCGATGCCAACAAGGGTGAGTTTAAAGGCGATGGCAAACAACTTCTGGACGATTATATTACCCGAGAGGAACTCTGGGCCTGTACCACTTGCAATGCCTGTGTAGAGGCTTGCCCAGTAAGTATTGATCCATTGTCTATTATTTTAGAGATGCGTCGTTATTTGGTGATGGAGCAGAGTGCAGCTCCAGTAGAACTGAATAACATGATGACCAATATTGAAAACAATGGCGCGCCTTGGCCATACAATCAAATGGACCGATTAAAATGGATGGATGAATAAAAATCCATTTTTCTCTGAACTAAACAGATTCAATAAAGCAAACGATTATGAGCGATACACTTAAAGTACCCACAATGGCCGAATGCATGGCGGAAGGGCGACAACCGGAAATTCTCTTTTGGGTAGGCTCCGCGGGAAGCTATGATGATCGGGCAAAAAAAATAACGCGGGCTTTTGTGAAAATTTTGAACAAAGCCAATGTTGATTTTGCAGTTTTGGGCACCGAAGAAAGCTGTACTGGCGATGTAGCCAAACGTGCCGGAAACGAGTTTTTGTTCCAAATGCAGGCTGTGGCCAATATCGAAATACTAAATGCATACGAGGTTAAGCGTATTGTTACGGCTTGTCCGCATTCATACAATACACTAAAAAACGAATATCCCGGGTTGGGTGGGGTTTACCAAGTGCAACACCATACACAATTTATTGAAGAACTCATTCAAACGGGAAAATTGAAAGTTGAAAGCGATAGTGCGTTCAAGGGCAAACGCATTACGTTTCACGACCCTTGTTATTTGGGACGTGCCAATGAGGTTTACGAAGCGCCAAGGGAACTTTTAAAAATGTTGGGCGTAGAATTGTTGGAAATGAAACGCAACCGAAGAACCGCGTTGTGCTGTGGCGCTGGAGGCGCTCAAATGTTTAAAGAGCCCGAAAAAGGCGATAAAGATGTTAACGTGTTGCGAACGGAAGATGCCTTAGAAACCAACCCCGGAATTATTGCTACAGGATGCCCATACTGTAATACCATGATGACCGATGGCGTGAAAGCTAAAGAGAAAGAAAGCGACATAAGTGTTATGGACGTGGCCGAAATTATCGCGCAAGCTCAAAACTTATAAATGTCAGTCCCAAAATAAGATTAAAAATGTTAGTAGATTTTAATACATTACCGGAAGAATCACGAATTTGGATTTACCAAGCGAATCGATCATTTACTCCAGAGGAAATTCAAGAAATTGAAGAGAAACTAGACATCTTTATTGAAAACTGGACAGCGCATGGTAGTGATTTAAATGCAGGGTACTCGATTAAATATAACCGATTTATAATCGTTGGATTAAACCAAGACTTGAATAAGGCAACAGGTTGCTCTATCGATGCTTCGGTGCATTTTATTCAGCAGTTAGAGAAAGATTATAATGTCGATTTAATGGATAAAATGAATGTATCGTACAAGCAAGGCGAATACGTGGCTTACAAATCATTGGTCGATTTCAAAAAAATGGCAAAAGACAAAGCGGTATCTAAAAATACCATTGTATTCAATAATTTAGTCACTAATATTGCCGAGTTTAAAGAAAATTGGGAAGTCCCTGCTTCCGATAGTTGGCATAGCCGTTTTTTAAAGTAAAAGGCGGGCTTATTATCTTTTGTTAATCTATCTTAAAGTCTTTTTATCTTCTTTTTAAAAACATTATTTTGGCACAATTATTAGTGGGTTAGAGCTGATGATTATTGTTAACAACTATTTTATGCGTCAAATCTTAATTAATATTCCATTTTTCTTTTATGCTTTTCTTTCATTTGCCCAACAATCTGTCAACCCCTTATTGGCGACAGATTCTGCAGCGCAACAAAAATGGGTAGACAGCGTGTATGCTTCATTTACATTAAAGGAAAAAATAGGGCAGTTGTACATGGTACAGGTTATGTCCAACCAAGATTTAGCCACAAAAAACAAAATAGTACAGCTTATTAAAGACCATCATATTGGGGGCATTATCTATTCCAACGGAGGGCCATACCGTCAGGCAAAACTTAACAACGAATTGCAGGCGGTCTCAAAAACTCCGTTGTTAATTGGTATGGATGCTGAATGGGGGTTGAGCATGCGTCTCGACTCTACTTATGCTTTTCCGTGGAATATGACTTTAGGTGCCATTAAAGACAACAAATTAGTGGAGCAAACCGGACGCCAAATCGGTGAACATTGCAAGCGTTTGGGAGTTCATTTTAACTTTGCACCCGATGTAGATATCAATACCAACCCGCAAAACCCTATTATTGGTAACCGTTCTTTTGGGGAGGACCGAGATAATGTTACCGAAAAAGCTTTGGCCTTTATGAAAGGCATGCAAAGTGCGGGTGTTTTGGCCAATGCCAAACATTTTCCGGGACATGGCGATACTGACCAAGATTCGCATAAAACGCTTCCAACTATTAGTTTCAATAAAAAACGAATAGACTCCATTGAGTTATACCCATATAAAAAGTTAATAACAGAAGGTTTATCGAGCGTTATGGTGGCGCATTTGAATGTACCCAGTTTAGAGACGCGCGAAGGCTACCCGTCATCGCTTTCTAAAAACATCGTTACCAATATTTTAAAGGAACGGTTGGCCTTTCAGGGATTGATTTTTACTGATGCATTGACCATGAAAGGGGCGGCCGATTTTGATGAAACAGGCGAAATTGATTTGGCCGCATTCATGGCTGGAAATGATGTCATGTTAATGTCGGAAGACGTGGAGCAAGGCGTTTCAAAAATTATGGAAGCCTATAACAGCGGACAAATTACGGAAGACCGATTGGCACATTCGGTTAAAAAAATCTTGATGGCTAAATACAAAGTGGGGTTGCAGGATTATTCGCCCATTGCACTTCATGATTTATCGAATGATTTAAACCGTATTAAGGATGACGCATTAAATGAAGTGCTTTTTGAAAATGCCATCACCGTTGTAAAAAATGACAATAATTTACTGCCTTTAAAAGATTTGGAAACCAAATCCATCGCTTATGTTAAGTTTGGAGATGATGAGGGTATGCCATTTTATAACGAACTAAAGAAATATGGCAAAGTTCATTTAATTGAAGCGGAAAATTTATTCGAATTAACGGCTCGGTTAAAGCCTTATAATACGGTGATTGTTGGTTTTCATCGCTCCAATGCTAGTCCGTGGAAACCTTTCGAACTTTCGCAACAGGAACAAGTTTGGATTGATGAAATTGCCAAGACCAATACCGTTATTTTAGATGCTTTCGTAAAACCTTATGCGCTTTCAGGTTTAAAAAGCATAGATAACATTTCGAGCATCATTGTTAGTTATCAAAACAGTGAAGTGGCACAACAAAAGTCGGCACAACTCATTTTTGGTGCTATTGATGCCAAAGGTCAGTTGCCGGTTTCCATTCAACCGTATTTTAAAACGGGGGAAGGCATAGAATGGAACAATATCAAACGATTGGGCTACACCATCCCAGAGCGGGTGGGGATGAGTACCGCAAAGTTAAATCGGATAGATTCCATAGCCAACATTGCGGTCGATTCGATGATGACACCGGGCGCACAGATTCTAGTGGCCAGAAAAGGAAAAGTGGTGTACCATAAAAACTTTGGTAAACACACCTATAAAGGAAAGGAAGAAGTTGCTTCTGATGATATTTACGATTTAGCATCGTTAACCAAAATATTGGCCACATTGCCTTTGGTGATGGAACTTGAGGAAGAAGGCATTATTTCATTGGATACAAAACTTTCTGAGATTTTGCCTGAATATAAAACCTCTAACAAAGCCAATGTAACCATAAAGAGTATGTTGTCCCATTATGCCCGTTTGCGGCCATGGGAACCTTTTTACTACCGCACTTTGGATAGTTTGACTAAACATCCCAGTGCCGATTATTACAGAAGGGAGCGTAACGATGATTTTAATGTAGAAGTGGCTAAAGACCTTTTTTTGCGAACCGATTATCAAGATTCCATCCCTGAGATTATTAAAGATTCCGAATTGCTTTCATCCTTAAGGTACCGTTACAGCGATTTTCCATATTACATTTTAAAGAAATTTATTGAATACCATTACGACAGAACATTGGAACAGTTAACCCAATCGCATTTTTATGAGCCTTTGGGAGCCAATAACACCATGTACAACCCATATCATAAAATAAGCAGTAAAAAGATTGTACCTACCGAGGTGGATGATTATTACCGTTTTCAAGAGGTACATGGTTATGTGCACGATATGGGGGCTGCTATGCAAAATGGTATTGGTGGGCATGCTGGCGTATTTAGCAATGCCAACGATGTGGCTAAGATAATGCAAATGTATCTGCAAAAGGGGTTTTACGGCGGGAAACAATTTTTAAAGCCCGAAACCATCGATAAATTCAATACCTGCTACTATTGCCATAAAGGAAATAGGCGCGGTATAGGCTTCGATAAACCACAATTGGGTGAGGAAGGGCCAACCTGCGGCTGTGTATCCAAAAGCAGTTTTGGGCATTCGGGTTTTACCGGAACCTATACATGGGCAGACCCAGACGAAGAGATTGTTTATGTATTTTTGGCCAATAGAACTTATCCCAATGCGGGGCAGAATTTATTGCTCAGAAAGAATATCAGAACAGACATTCAGAAGTTAATCTATGAAGCGATAGTTGATTAAAACAGTAAAAGCGAAAAAATGAAAATAGGAATTGTTTGCTACCCAACGTTTGGAGGTAGTGGAGTAGTAGCCACAGAGTTGGGGTTGGAATTGTCTAAACGCGGACACGAAATCCATTTCATTACTTACAGCCAGCCCGTTCGGTTGGAGCTTATAAGCAACAATGTACACTATCACGAAGTAAACGTTCCTGAATATCCGCTGTTTCATTATCAGCCTTACGAGTTGGCATTGTCTAGCAAATTGGTCGATATGGTGAAGCTTCATGAAATTGAAATCCTTCACGTGCATTATGCCATTCCGCACGCCTATGCAGCCTATATGGCCAAAAAAATGCTCCAGGAAGAAGGGATTTATGTACCTATTGTAACTACTTTGCACGGCACCGATATTACTTTGGTGGGCAACCACCCGTTTTACAAGCCGGCTGTGACCTTCAGCATTAATAAATCGGATGCGGTGACAGCTGTTTCAAAAAGCTTGAAGGATGACACGTTGCGTCTGTTCAACATTAAAAACAATATCCACGTCGTGCCCAATTTTATCGACTTGGAAAAGTATAGACATAATGGCTTTCCCGATTGTCAAAGGGGAATGATGGCCAAGGAAAACGAAAAAATAATCACCCACATCAGTAATTTAAGACCAGTTAAACGGGTGCAGGATGTTATCAGCGTATTTTATAATATCCAAAAGCAAATGCCCGCTAAACTTATGTTTATTGGAGAAGGGCCTGAAAAAGAAAAAGTGGAGGCCATGTGCAACGAATTGGGGATTTTGAACAAAATTGTATTTTTTGGAAAAAGCAATGAAATTGAGAAAATATTGTGTTTTAGTGATTTGTTTTTATTGCCCTCACAAACTGAAAGTTTTGGATTGGCGGCTTTGGAGGCTATGGCATCGGGCGTTCCGGTAATATCGAGTAATACTGGTGGTATCCCGGAAGTTAACGTTCACGGGGTTTCGGGCTATTTGAGCAATGTGGGCGATATTGAAGATATGAGCAAAAATGCGATTCATATTTTAAGCGACGAAAAACGATTGAAACAATTTAAAGATGCTGCTAGAAAGGAATCTTTGAAGTTTGATTTGCATAGTATCGTTCCAAAATATGAGGCTATTTATCAAGATACTTTGTCTAAATGTTTGGTGCTGTAATTCTACAAAAAGCATCAAAATATAAACGTTTTGAGTTACTAAAGTAGAGCCAAAAACAGTAATTTTCACATAAAAATTACAACATGGCAATACTTGGTAATATTATAAAAGGGGTGATTGATTTAACCGACACATTATTTTCGGAAACCAATCATATTGAAGCTCAAAAAAACACTTTAAAGCAACTCCTCGAAAAAGCAAAGGATACCCAATTTGGAAAGCATTATAATTTTGAAGCTATTTTAGCTTCAGATAAAATGGAAACCGAATTTGCTGAAACGATTCCGTATTTCGATTACAATAAAATAAACGACGAATGGTGGCATAAAATAAAGGATGGTGAAGATGATGTTACTTGGCCGGGAACGTTATCCTATTTCGCATTGAGTTCTGGTACAACAGGGAAATCAAGCAAGCGTATTCCTGTTACCGATGCTATGATTGAGACTATCCGAAAATCAGGAATCAAACAAGTTTTGGCGCTTAAAAATTTTGATTTGCCAGCCGATTTTTTCGAAAAGGAAATTATGATGCTGGGCAGTTCTACTGATTTGGAAAAAAATGAAAATTTTTTGGAAGGTGAAATCAGCGGTATAAGCGCAAGTAATATTCCGTTTTGGTTTAGGGGCTATTACAAACCGGGAGAAGATATTGCCCAAATTGATGATTGGGACGAGCGGGTTTTGAATATAGCCAAACGTGCTAAAGAGTGGGATATTGGAGCCTTAAGTGGTATTCCGTCGTGGATAGAGCTTATGCTTCAAAAAGTGATAGAATATCATAATTTGAACAACATCCACGATATTTGGCCCAATCTTCAAGTTTACACCTCGGGCGGTGTGGCTTTCGGCCCCTACGAAAAAAGCTTTAAGGCGTTAATGGGAAAGGAGGTCACTGTAATCGACACGTATTTGGCTTCCGAGGGCTACATTGCTACACAAATAAGACCAGACACCGATGCCATGCAACTCAATACCGAACACGGTATCTATTTTGAGTTTGTTCCCTTTAAACCCGAATATATCAACGAAGATGGCTCGTTGGTGCAGGATGCGCCTTCAGTGAATATTTCCCAAGTAAAGGTTAATCAAGATTATGTGCTCATTATAAGTACGGTGAGTGGCGCTTGGCGTTACATTATTGGCGATACTATTGAATTTACGGATATTGAACGTGCCGAAATAAAAATAACCGGGCGAACCAAGTTCTTTTTAAATACGGTGGGTTCACAATTATCAGTTAATAAAATGGACGATGCCATGCGTGTTTTAGAGGAGCAATTTTCAACCAAAATTCCAGAATATACCATTTGTGCCAAGCGGGTTGACGATGGTGAATTTTACCATTTTTGGTATTTAGGTGCAGAACATCAAGATTTGAACACAGATAAAGTAGCCCGAACTTTAGATGATACATTAAAAGAAGCCAATAAAAACTATAAAGTGGCCCGTAGCAAAGCGCTTAACGGTTTGAAAGTAAAATTGGTAAGCCCTGAGGTTTTTTATGAATGGAATGCGAAAAACAAGAAAAAAGGCGGACAAGTAAAGATGGAGCGTGTTATGAAAGAAGAAAAATTTACCGAATGGGAAGCTTTTGTAACCAAGCTTAAACTGAAGGTATAGCCTCTTGGTTATTTACCAACTCCATAATTTCTTCGGGAGATAAATAATATTTTTTTATTCGTGCTTTGTAAATAGGGGTGATGTCGGCATGATTTAATATGAAATTTTTAGTTTTTAAAATGTATTCACCCATGCCGTGCTGTACAGCGTAAGTGTCGGCGGTGCGTTCGGCTTCCACAATGTGATTTTGAGAAATTAAATATTTTATTCCAAAACCAATGAGGTTGATGTTACTTCTATTTTGGTAATCCATAATATGGCCAAGTTCGTGCCCAATCCAACCAATGAATATATCAGAAGGAATATTTTTAGTTAAAAAGGTCTTATCAGAAATCTTAAAGGTCTCGCTAATTAGAATAACGTAACTTCTATGTTTTTTCGACTTAAAAAAACTAGCAAATTGAGGTTGGGCTTGCATCGTCGATTTTTTGATATTCCTCTTGAACTTAAACTCGATATGAACGTCATTTAGTTCGGGAAAATAACTTAGTGCCGTTTTTACTTCTTTTTTAATATGTTGGGGTATTTTGTGTTTTGATTCCATATATCCATTTTAGTGAAAACAAAACAAAACCATTAATGCTTTCAAGTAAAATATTAATCACAAAAATATAGCAGGCAAAATAGGATAAAAAATAACCCCGGAATAACCGGGGCTTGTTGTTGAAATTTTATTTAATCTTTATGACTATAAAATTGGTTCGTCTGTTAAGTTGATGTTGATTTTCGGTACACTTAATTGTGCCGTCGCATCCATTCATCAGTTTATTCTCTCCATAACCTTTGTAGGATTCAATTCTATCTGCATTGATACCTTTAGAAATTAAATAATCATAAGTGGATTTGGCTCGTCTTTCAGATAAAACTAAATTATAAGATGAAGGTCCTCTCGAATCGGAATGCGATTGGATTTCAATAGTCATTTCTGGATATTGATTCTGCATCAAATCAACAATGCGGTCTAACTCGGTGGTGTCTTCATTTCTGATGCTGGCACTATCAAAATTAAAGTAAATAGGGCCGAGATCGCTAATCGGTTCTTCTTTTTTGGGTTTGGCCGTTGGTTCCAATGAAAAGTCAACAGTAAGACTTTTAA from Tamlana crocina includes:
- a CDS encoding N-acetylmuramoyl-L-alanine amidase, translated to MKTHHILLFVSFIIVLTFSSFTDNEVNKDKKFVVVLDAGHGGKDSGNTGNGYLEKDIALKVVLAVGEELEKNPDIKVVYTRKTDKFIDLFVRGKIANKAKADLFVSVHCNAHGSAAHGTETFVLGTHRNETNFEVAKKENSVIFMEDDYEKNYEGFDPNSPESVMSILLSQEEYLDQSILLASIIQDKFTNALKRKNRGVKQAGFIVLHQTVMPSVLVEIGFLTYRQEGAYLNSKKGQNEISKAIIGAILDYKNSLDKNVDHFEVVDNSPGAAETTSSDISFKVQIAASSKSLETKPYNFKGLNQISKLKEGSLYKYFYGQSSNYSDAQQFENEARNKGYGSCFIVAFKNGEKIPLVDALKSTAN
- a CDS encoding MlaD family protein produces the protein MKITKEVKTGILVVLGILLFVFGFNYLKGQNLFDNSKTLYTSYDNVEGLTPSMPVTINGLSVGKVSNISFKEDGSGKLKVELLVSTDFPFSKNSTAELYETGLIGGKAIAIVPAFDGAEEAKTGDVLVGKTKDGLSELVNQRLTPLQEKIEKMMVSADGLLTNMNDVFDEKTKENLKTSISELSLTITSFKSTSNALNQIIDSNKESIDSVLFNAHKLTGDLAVVTDKIANSNLDKTIADLESTLSNFNQLMGGMQDGEGTFGKFLKDEGLYDNLEGATLQLEQLLEDMKLNPKRYVHFSLFGKKPKQYDAEGNEIKQDN
- a CDS encoding putative LPS assembly protein LptD is translated as MAFQKPSHTFTKIHLKALRTNNFKILFALSFTVFINTLSFAQDIKPKQDSIKPVVEEKLVIKTDSTAITETIAIEQDSTVTDSIKPKKELLEHTVTYHADDYTRFDQKKQKLYLYNNARIDYGDMNITAGDITIDYNKNTVYAKGVKDSVGEYTQKPVFTQGSNVVEPDSIIFNTETKKALIYNSKTEQGEGTVIASVTKKENDSVYFLKNAKYTTAENLEDPEYYIKLRKAKVVPGKKIVTGLANLFIYDVPTPLGLPFGFFPQSEKHTSGVIIPTFGEQNNRGYFLQNGGYYFAISDYVDLAALGDYYTNGSYGIRMESAYKKRYRFNGNFSFRFESLINSERGFPDYSKSTIYNLRWSHSQDAKASPNSRFSASVNLGSSNYYQQSNNQVNVSNRLNNTLQSSVSYSKTFQGEPQVNVSLTATHQQNTQTQSINMTLPTLQGSVGRMYPFASSEGTKKGLIQNINLQYNLRGENRISTTDSLFFKKEMFDDAKAGFQHTIPLSTNFKVFKYFSMSASTNFNEVWTFKTINRSYDLEEDEEVIETVNGFDSFRTYNFSTSLGTTIYGTKNFEKEGEDRKIKAIRHVIRPSISYNINPAFDQYYDTYEGDEIIDADGTTRRELLEYTRFEQGIFGTPGKNFSSSMGISVSNNIEAKVRDKDSTATEPKKVVIFNNLNFSTSYNFAGDSLQWSPIRMNGGTQLFKNKMSINFSATLDPYALDNNNNKIDKFNIDNGGSLFRLTGGNINASWSFSSKDSAGSKDDKNIEENLRGGGRADDLFGVAEDFSNQQYDDEEEDEDKTPSEFYNFKIPWSLRLAYAVNYSNSRRQNEISSHSLMFSGDIELSEKWSVGASSGYDFKNLGFTTTQLRFERDLLSWRMNFSWTPFGAYKSWNFFIGIKSSLLKDLKYEKRRQPDIQL
- a CDS encoding (Fe-S)-binding protein, with amino-acid sequence MNYLPNAIFAVILILGIGYFAKNVKKLIRNIKLGRDVDVSDNKSERLRNMARIALGQSKMVRRPISGILHVIVYIGFVVINLEVLEIIIDGVFGTHRIGLKVLPVSVYGALIGIFEILAILVFVSVVIFWVRRNIIKLARFWKSEMTAWPKNDGNFILYFEMVLMLLFLVMNATDTNFQELNSGNVVSQFIAPWFGGLPESTLRFIERAAWWLHIVGILVFLNYLYFSKHLHILLAFPNTYYGKLQPKGQLNNLEAVTNEVKMMMDPNANPFAAPAEGEEDDVPEKFGASDVQDLNWVQLLNAYTCTECGRCTSECPANLTGKKLSPRKIMMDTRDRLEEVGKNIDANKGEFKGDGKQLLDDYITREELWACTTCNACVEACPVSIDPLSIILEMRRYLVMEQSAAPVELNNMMTNIENNGAPWPYNQMDRLKWMDE